A region of Leifsonia xyli DNA encodes the following proteins:
- a CDS encoding transcriptional regulator gives MASTGSRALQLLSLLQNHRYWPGHELADRLGISPRTLRRDVERLRDLGYPVDATRGVSGGYQLAAGASLPPLVVDDDEAVALAVGLRTAAQSGIAGVDEASVRALAKVVQVMPPRLRRRVDALRMTTLSTALGPGPSADAGVLTALAQACRDEERIEFAYVARDGQASTRTVEPHRLVSIERRWYLVAYDLTRFDWRSFRLDRIAEPKPTGHRFRPRALPAEDAAEYVRASLHTAIEPLLVEAVIEAPHDRVVDVLGRWATVDDNGDGTSAVRITAESAEWALFGLAAVDAPFRISGPEEAVLAAADWGERFTRSAAALGIDGSADVQLPDPR, from the coding sequence ATGGCAAGCACCGGATCCCGAGCACTCCAGCTCCTGTCGCTCCTGCAGAACCACCGCTACTGGCCCGGCCACGAACTCGCGGATCGGCTCGGCATCTCCCCGCGGACCCTGCGTCGCGACGTCGAGCGCCTGCGCGACCTGGGCTATCCCGTCGACGCCACGCGCGGCGTCTCCGGCGGCTACCAGCTGGCGGCCGGAGCCTCGCTGCCGCCCCTGGTCGTCGACGACGACGAGGCCGTCGCGCTCGCGGTCGGGCTGCGCACCGCGGCCCAGAGCGGGATCGCCGGCGTCGACGAGGCCTCCGTGCGCGCGCTCGCCAAGGTGGTGCAGGTGATGCCCCCACGGCTGCGGCGCAGGGTCGACGCGCTCCGGATGACCACGTTGTCCACCGCGCTCGGGCCCGGCCCCTCCGCCGACGCGGGGGTCCTCACCGCGCTCGCGCAGGCCTGCCGCGACGAGGAGCGGATCGAGTTCGCCTACGTCGCACGCGACGGCCAGGCCTCCACGCGCACCGTCGAGCCGCACCGACTGGTCTCGATCGAACGCCGCTGGTACCTCGTCGCCTACGATCTCACCCGGTTCGACTGGCGCAGCTTCCGCCTCGACCGCATCGCCGAGCCCAAGCCGACCGGGCACCGGTTCCGCCCGCGCGCGCTCCCCGCCGAGGATGCGGCCGAGTACGTTCGCGCGTCCCTCCACACCGCCATCGAGCCGCTCCTCGTCGAGGCGGTGATCGAGGCCCCGCACGACCGTGTGGTCGACGTGCTCGGCCGCTGGGCGACGGTCGACGACAACGGCGACGGCACGAGCGCCGTCCGGATCACCGCCGAAAGCGCCGAGTGGGCGCTCTTCGGCCTGGCAGCGGTCGATGCCCCCTTCCGGATCTCCGGCCCCGAGGAGGCCGTGCTCGCAGCAGCCGACTGGGGCG
- a CDS encoding cation diffusion facilitator family transporter, with product MFTVLLAFGANILVAVAKTFAAVITGSASLVAEAAHSWADAGNEIFLIQAERAAAKPRDDSHPGGYGRDAYVWSLFAAVGLFTAGAVVSIMHGVSALSSDEEDTNYLIGYIVLAVAFVFEGVSFIQSYRQAHAKASDAGTNTFEHVLRTSNPTLRAVFAEDSAALVGLVIAFLGLLLHELTGNAFWDALGSILVGVLLAVVAVVLIERNRRFLVGQPGSDRAWHAALTALLEHPEVEKVTYLHLEYVGPERFYLVAAIDLRGNDREADVAVDLRDVEASLEESPWIMEAVLTLSRPGAEALIPASAP from the coding sequence CTGTTCACAGTGCTGCTCGCCTTCGGCGCCAACATCCTCGTCGCCGTCGCGAAGACGTTCGCCGCCGTGATCACCGGCTCGGCGTCGCTCGTGGCCGAGGCGGCGCACTCGTGGGCCGACGCGGGCAACGAGATCTTCCTCATCCAGGCCGAGCGCGCCGCCGCCAAGCCGCGGGACGACTCGCATCCGGGAGGCTACGGACGCGATGCCTACGTGTGGAGCCTGTTCGCGGCCGTCGGGCTCTTCACCGCCGGCGCGGTCGTGTCGATCATGCACGGCGTCTCGGCCCTGTCCTCCGACGAGGAGGACACGAACTACCTCATCGGCTACATCGTGCTGGCCGTCGCCTTCGTCTTCGAGGGCGTCTCGTTCATCCAGTCGTACCGGCAGGCGCACGCGAAGGCGTCAGACGCGGGCACGAACACGTTCGAGCACGTCCTCCGGACCTCGAACCCGACGCTGCGCGCCGTCTTCGCCGAGGACTCGGCGGCACTCGTCGGCCTGGTGATCGCGTTCCTCGGGCTGCTGCTGCACGAGCTGACCGGGAACGCGTTCTGGGATGCGCTGGGCTCCATCCTCGTCGGGGTGCTGCTCGCGGTCGTCGCCGTCGTGCTCATCGAGCGGAACCGGCGGTTCCTCGTCGGCCAGCCCGGGTCGGACCGCGCGTGGCACGCGGCTCTGACCGCGCTGCTCGAGCATCCCGAGGTCGAGAAGGTCACGTATCTGCACCTCGAGTACGTGGGGCCGGAGCGGTTCTACCTGGTGGCCGCGATCGACCTGCGCGGGAACGACCGCGAAGCCGACGTCGCGGTCGACCTCCGGGACGTTGAGGCCTCGCTGGAGGAGTCGCCGTGGATCATGGAAGCCGTGCTGACCCTCTCCCGTCCAGGTGCCGAAGCGCTGATACCAGCGTCCGCGCCGTAA
- a CDS encoding UDP-diphosphatase, with protein MEFINALILGFVQGLTEFLPISSSAHIRIVGELLGTGADPGARFTAIIQLGTEAAVLLYFWRDITRIVAQWFRALFGRIPRDDPDARMGWLVIVGSIPIVVLGLLFQNQIETVFRSLWIVATTLIVFGILLGIADWVGAKTKRLRELTWGDGIIYGLAQSLALIPGVSRSGGTITAGLFMGYQRRAAARYSFLLALPAVFGSGLYQLYKAVKEPCTQALAQAGTCTVEVFGPVETAAATVVAFVVGLLVIALFMGYISRRSFLPFVIYRIVLGVVLMILLATGVLQA; from the coding sequence ATGGAATTCATCAACGCCCTGATCCTCGGCTTCGTGCAGGGACTCACCGAGTTCCTCCCGATCTCGTCCTCTGCGCACATCCGCATCGTCGGGGAGCTGCTCGGCACCGGCGCCGACCCGGGCGCCCGCTTCACCGCGATCATCCAGCTCGGCACCGAGGCGGCCGTGCTGCTCTACTTCTGGCGCGACATCACGCGCATCGTCGCGCAGTGGTTCCGCGCGCTGTTCGGGCGCATCCCGCGCGACGACCCGGACGCCCGGATGGGCTGGCTCGTGATCGTGGGCAGCATCCCGATCGTGGTGCTCGGCCTGCTCTTCCAGAACCAGATCGAGACCGTCTTCCGCTCGCTGTGGATCGTCGCGACGACGCTGATCGTCTTCGGCATCCTCCTCGGCATCGCCGACTGGGTGGGCGCGAAGACGAAGCGGCTGCGGGAGCTGACCTGGGGCGACGGCATCATCTACGGCCTCGCCCAGTCGCTCGCGCTGATCCCGGGCGTGTCCCGGTCCGGAGGCACTATCACCGCCGGACTGTTCATGGGCTACCAGCGCCGCGCCGCCGCCCGGTACTCGTTCCTTCTGGCGCTGCCGGCGGTGTTCGGCAGCGGCCTCTACCAGCTGTACAAGGCGGTCAAGGAGCCGTGCACCCAGGCGCTCGCCCAGGCCGGCACCTGCACCGTCGAGGTGTTCGGACCGGTCGAGACGGCCGCGGCCACCGTCGTCGCGTTCGTGGTCGGGCTGCTCGTCATCGCCCTCTTCATGGGCTACATCTCGCGGCGCAGCTTCCTGCCGTTCGTCATCTACCGCATCGTGCTCGGTGTGGTGCTGATGATCCTGCTCGCCACCGGCGTGCTCCAGGCCTGA
- a CDS encoding carboxylate--amine ligase yields MTDGQNILGGRILVVAFEGWNDAGEAASGAVKTLKEQLEVVPIAEVDPELYFDFQFNRPVVTDDDGRRRLIWPSAVVYGPSLPGRTGEDLAGDAELTVTGDNAGNIFLLLGTEPSRSWRSFTAEIMDVALAADIGAVVFLGAMLADVPHTRPISVFASSDNAAVRAELGVERSTYEGPVGILSALAEGAEDVGIPTMMIWASVPHYVHNAPSPKAVLALIDKLEELVDVTIPRGTLVDEAAAWEAGIDALAADDEEMASYIQQLEQARDTVDSPEASGEAIAQEFERYLRRRGDGRDGGTAGRAPDDPRRG; encoded by the coding sequence GTGACTGACGGACAGAACATCCTCGGTGGCCGCATCCTCGTGGTGGCGTTCGAGGGGTGGAACGACGCCGGTGAGGCGGCCAGCGGCGCGGTGAAGACGCTCAAGGAACAACTCGAGGTGGTGCCGATCGCCGAGGTCGATCCCGAGCTCTACTTCGACTTCCAGTTCAACCGGCCCGTGGTGACGGACGACGACGGGCGCAGGCGGCTCATCTGGCCGTCCGCCGTCGTGTACGGCCCCTCGCTTCCTGGGCGCACGGGAGAGGACCTCGCGGGCGACGCGGAGCTCACCGTGACCGGCGACAACGCGGGCAACATCTTCCTGCTCCTCGGCACCGAGCCGTCCCGCAGCTGGCGCAGCTTCACCGCCGAGATCATGGATGTGGCGCTCGCCGCCGACATCGGAGCGGTCGTCTTCCTCGGCGCGATGCTCGCCGACGTGCCGCACACGCGGCCGATCTCGGTCTTCGCCTCCAGCGACAACGCCGCCGTGCGCGCCGAGCTCGGCGTGGAGCGGTCGACCTACGAGGGGCCGGTCGGCATCCTGAGCGCGCTCGCGGAGGGCGCGGAGGACGTGGGGATCCCCACGATGATGATCTGGGCGTCCGTGCCCCACTACGTGCACAACGCGCCGAGCCCCAAGGCGGTGCTCGCGCTGATCGACAAGCTGGAGGAGCTGGTCGACGTGACCATCCCCCGCGGGACCCTCGTGGACGAGGCGGCCGCGTGGGAGGCGGGGATCGACGCGCTCGCCGCGGACGACGAGGAGATGGCGTCCTACATCCAGCAGCTGGAGCAGGCGCGCGACACCGTCGACTCGCCCGAGGCGAGCGGCGAGGCGATCGCGCAGGAGTTCGAGCGCTACCTGCGCCGGCGCGGCGACGGCCGCGACGGCGGGACGGCCGGGCGCGCGCCCGACGACCCGCGCCGCGGCTGA
- a CDS encoding hydrolase, with protein MDGTLVDTEPYWMASEQELVGSFGGTWTHDDGLLLVGLGLWNSAEILRSRGVAMEADEIVHWLTDRVQRKLDEEGVPWRPGARELLESLRERGIRTALVTMSVRRMAEQIVSHIPFDAFDVIVSGDEVEQPKPAPEPYLRAARLLGIDAADAVAIEDSLVGLASAVDSGATTIGVPHIVPLPESDEHTLWESLAGRTADDVIAVARARREEAGR; from the coding sequence ATGGACGGCACCCTCGTCGACACCGAACCGTACTGGATGGCGTCCGAGCAGGAGCTCGTCGGCTCCTTCGGCGGCACCTGGACGCACGACGACGGTCTGCTGCTCGTGGGTCTCGGGCTGTGGAACTCCGCCGAGATCCTGCGTTCGCGCGGCGTCGCGATGGAGGCCGACGAGATCGTTCACTGGCTGACCGACCGCGTGCAGCGCAAGCTCGACGAGGAGGGCGTGCCCTGGCGTCCCGGTGCCCGGGAGCTCCTCGAGTCGCTGCGCGAGCGCGGCATCCGCACGGCGCTGGTGACCATGTCGGTGCGCCGGATGGCCGAGCAGATCGTGTCGCACATCCCGTTCGACGCGTTCGACGTGATCGTGAGCGGTGACGAGGTGGAGCAGCCGAAGCCGGCTCCGGAGCCGTACCTGCGCGCCGCCCGGCTGCTCGGGATCGATGCCGCCGACGCGGTCGCGATCGAGGACTCGCTGGTGGGCCTGGCGTCCGCCGTCGACTCCGGCGCCACCACGATCGGCGTGCCGCACATCGTCCCGCTGCCCGAGTCGGACGAGCACACCCTGTGGGAGTCGCTGGCGGGCCGCACCGCCGACGACGTGATCGCCGTGGCGCGGGCGCGCCGCGAGGAGGCCGGCCGATGA
- a CDS encoding SAM-dependent methyltransferase, which translates to MNETRRNSGPFRVGDRVQLTGPKGRMNTITLEPGKLFHSHRGVLEHDAIIGLPDGSVVTNNAGVEHLALRPLLTDFVMSMPRGAAIVYPKDAAQILALADIFPGATVVEAGVGSGALSLWLLRAIGPEGRLLSFERREEFADVARGNAATFLGADPENWTLTVGDLQDALPAAVEPGSVDRVVLDMLAPWETLDAVTTALKPGGVVICYVATVTQLSRVAEAIRASGHYTHPQSNETMVRGWHVEGLAVRPDHRMIAHTGFLLTARRLAPDTVLPELKRRPSKSDYSDEDVEAWTPGALGERQSSPKSLRKRMREAAASADLARGRDADHDSVSDSPEAGEDTSGVR; encoded by the coding sequence ATGAACGAGACGCGACGCAACTCCGGGCCGTTCCGCGTGGGCGACCGGGTGCAGCTCACCGGGCCGAAGGGCCGGATGAACACCATCACGCTCGAGCCGGGCAAGCTGTTCCACAGCCACCGCGGTGTGCTCGAGCACGACGCCATCATCGGGCTGCCCGACGGCTCGGTCGTCACGAACAACGCCGGCGTCGAGCACCTGGCGCTGCGTCCGCTGCTCACCGACTTCGTCATGTCGATGCCGCGCGGCGCCGCGATCGTCTACCCGAAAGACGCCGCCCAGATCCTCGCACTGGCCGACATCTTCCCGGGCGCGACCGTCGTGGAGGCGGGCGTCGGCTCCGGCGCGCTCTCCCTCTGGCTGCTGCGCGCGATCGGTCCGGAGGGCCGGCTGCTGTCGTTCGAGCGGCGCGAGGAGTTCGCCGACGTCGCCCGCGGCAACGCGGCCACCTTCCTCGGGGCCGATCCGGAGAACTGGACGCTGACGGTCGGCGACCTGCAGGACGCGCTCCCCGCGGCGGTCGAGCCCGGCTCGGTCGACCGCGTCGTCCTCGACATGCTCGCTCCGTGGGAGACGCTGGATGCGGTGACGACCGCCCTCAAACCGGGCGGCGTGGTCATCTGCTACGTCGCGACCGTGACCCAGCTGTCGCGCGTCGCCGAGGCCATCCGCGCGTCCGGCCACTACACGCACCCGCAGTCGAACGAGACGATGGTCCGCGGCTGGCACGTCGAGGGACTCGCGGTGCGCCCGGATCACCGCATGATCGCGCACACCGGATTCCTGCTCACCGCGCGCCGGCTGGCTCCGGACACGGTGCTCCCCGAGCTCAAGCGCCGGCCGTCCAAGTCCGACTACTCGGACGAGGACGTCGAGGCCTGGACGCCGGGCGCGCTGGGGGAGCGGCAGTCCAGCCCCAAGAGCCTGCGAAAGCGGATGCGCGAGGCCGCCGCGAGCGCCGATCTCGCCCGCGGGCGCGACGCGGATCACGACTCGGTCTCGGACTCCCCGGAGGCGGGCGAGGACACATCCGGCGTCCGTTAG
- a CDS encoding peptidylprolyl isomerase: MRRVTIGRTSAVVVAVGLVAAALTGCSSNPNADCGTALPSGGASQLVEATGKIGSKPDITVPAPVDTTKSERTIISEGTGEPVHKGQVVEIQYTLLDGKTGEVQQSSVGTGDSYPLALSSSNSTVATLSKGLQCAPVGSRVAVVISPKDAGGDATGSSGIFVVDILKAYLSQANGAVRPSASGFPTVVLAPTGQPGITIPSSGSAPKSIRSEELKAGDGATVTAKSDAILHYTAVGWENKNVVLSSWQSGSPDLVSIGTGQSQLNQALPQSVLKQLVGKKVGSQVVVEAPADGQVPAAAWVVDILGIR; the protein is encoded by the coding sequence GTGCGCAGAGTCACCATCGGAAGAACGTCCGCCGTCGTGGTCGCCGTCGGCCTGGTGGCCGCCGCGCTCACGGGATGCTCGTCCAACCCGAACGCGGACTGCGGCACGGCGCTCCCGTCGGGCGGCGCCTCCCAGCTCGTGGAGGCGACCGGCAAGATCGGCTCGAAGCCGGACATCACAGTGCCCGCCCCCGTCGACACGACGAAGTCGGAGCGGACCATCATCAGCGAGGGCACGGGCGAGCCGGTCCACAAGGGGCAGGTCGTCGAGATCCAGTACACGCTGCTGGACGGCAAGACCGGCGAGGTCCAGCAGAGCTCGGTCGGCACCGGCGACTCCTACCCGCTGGCGCTCAGTTCGAGCAACAGCACGGTCGCGACGCTGAGCAAGGGTCTGCAGTGCGCTCCTGTCGGCTCGCGTGTCGCGGTCGTCATCTCCCCGAAGGACGCGGGCGGCGATGCGACCGGCAGCTCCGGCATCTTCGTGGTCGACATCCTGAAGGCCTACCTGTCGCAGGCGAACGGCGCCGTGCGTCCCTCCGCTTCGGGCTTCCCGACCGTCGTCCTCGCGCCGACCGGCCAGCCGGGCATCACCATCCCGTCGTCCGGGTCGGCGCCGAAGTCGATCCGCAGCGAGGAGCTGAAGGCGGGCGACGGCGCGACGGTCACCGCCAAGTCCGACGCGATCCTGCACTACACCGCCGTCGGCTGGGAGAACAAGAACGTCGTGCTGTCGAGCTGGCAGTCCGGCTCGCCCGACCTCGTGTCCATCGGCACCGGTCAGAGCCAGCTCAACCAGGCGCTGCCGCAGAGCGTGCTGAAGCAGCTGGTGGGCAAGAAGGTCGGCTCGCAGGTCGTCGTCGAGGCGCCCGCCGACGGGCAGGTCCCCGCCGCCGCCTGGGTGGTCGACATCCTGGGGATCCGCTAG
- a CDS encoding WYL domain-containing protein: MSRSSSSPARVPVEERLFSLVLALLATENGLTKSEILSTVQGYRQRYEPHGDNSSLERQFERDKDDIRELGVPLETVEAPEAAGNNQLLRYRIPKGAYDLPSDVSFSPEELTLLGLAAAVWREGSLSGESRRALMKLRSLGVEADDPVVGYAPRLRVRESAFEPLSQALERHVMVQFPYLKPGERDSRQRTVAPLALVQHQGRWHLQGIDQEAGASRTFLLSRIVGAVKLTSRVFDPEQYRVAGEAFAERALLELERIWESNVATIEVTAGTDAATRLGKRYGDAVPVGAEGEPVRLTVNFSDSNILADQLASFGPEVLVIAPPELREQVLQRLEAVVVAHGGTDVEESHG; encoded by the coding sequence GTGTCCCGTTCCTCCTCCTCGCCCGCGCGCGTCCCGGTCGAGGAGCGCCTGTTCAGCCTGGTGCTGGCGCTGCTCGCGACCGAGAACGGGCTGACCAAGAGCGAGATCCTCTCGACGGTCCAGGGCTACCGCCAGCGGTACGAGCCGCACGGCGACAACAGCAGTCTCGAGCGCCAGTTCGAGCGCGACAAGGACGACATCCGCGAACTCGGCGTCCCGCTCGAGACGGTGGAGGCGCCCGAGGCGGCGGGCAACAACCAGCTGCTGCGCTATCGCATTCCCAAGGGGGCATACGACCTCCCGTCCGACGTCAGCTTCTCGCCCGAGGAGCTCACGCTCCTGGGGCTCGCCGCCGCCGTCTGGCGCGAGGGGTCGCTGTCGGGGGAGTCGCGCCGTGCGCTCATGAAGCTGCGTTCGCTCGGCGTCGAGGCCGACGACCCGGTGGTCGGCTATGCGCCCCGCCTGCGCGTGCGCGAGAGCGCGTTCGAGCCGCTCAGCCAGGCGCTGGAGCGGCACGTCATGGTGCAGTTCCCGTACCTCAAGCCCGGCGAGAGGGACTCCCGGCAGCGCACGGTCGCGCCGCTCGCGCTCGTCCAGCACCAGGGCCGTTGGCACCTGCAGGGCATCGACCAGGAGGCCGGCGCGTCTCGCACCTTCCTGCTGTCGCGCATCGTCGGCGCGGTCAAGCTGACCTCGCGCGTGTTCGACCCGGAGCAGTACCGGGTCGCGGGTGAGGCGTTCGCCGAGCGGGCGCTGCTGGAGCTCGAGCGCATCTGGGAGTCGAACGTCGCCACGATCGAGGTCACCGCGGGCACGGACGCGGCCACGCGGCTCGGCAAGCGGTACGGCGACGCGGTGCCCGTCGGCGCAGAGGGCGAGCCGGTGCGGCTCACCGTGAACTTCTCCGACAGCAACATCCTCGCCGACCAACTGGCGTCGTTCGGGCCCGAGGTGCTGGTCATCGCACCGCCGGAGCTCCGCGAGCAGGTGCTGCAGCGGCTGGAGGCCGTGGTCGTCGCGCACGGCGGTACCGATGTCGAGGAGTCCCATGGCTGA
- a CDS encoding DNA-binding transcriptional regulator produces MAERRKPMQAQDKLAFLLALVPYLMDRDRVSVAEAAEHFGVEQEQLRDAVRLIAVSGIPGETNAYQPGDLFDIAWDDFEDNDQIVLTHQVAIDDSPRFSAREAAALIAGLQYLTALPENADRDAIGSLMAKLARGASAAPSQLAVARSETDDALATIRDAVIAGVQVEFDYLSSRGERERRRVDPLRIESVDQDWYLRGWDHLRTAIRTFRLDRIDDLVATAEPITYRPGDVKLPETLFTGTDEDQLVTVEVSASAIPLIEDYIPEGAAREERGGVIRTSVRVAHFHGLKRLVAGLSGVLTVLDPPEARQVVAGWAQAGVDRYR; encoded by the coding sequence ATGGCTGAGCGCCGCAAGCCGATGCAGGCGCAGGACAAGCTGGCGTTCCTGCTCGCGCTCGTCCCGTACCTGATGGACCGCGACCGCGTGAGCGTCGCCGAGGCCGCCGAGCACTTCGGCGTGGAGCAGGAGCAGCTGCGCGACGCCGTGCGGCTGATCGCCGTGTCCGGCATCCCGGGCGAGACCAACGCGTACCAGCCCGGCGACCTGTTCGACATCGCCTGGGACGATTTCGAGGACAACGACCAGATCGTGCTGACGCACCAGGTCGCGATCGACGATTCGCCGCGCTTCTCGGCCCGTGAGGCGGCAGCGCTGATCGCCGGCCTCCAGTACCTCACGGCGCTGCCCGAGAACGCGGACCGCGACGCGATCGGCTCCCTCATGGCCAAGCTCGCCCGCGGGGCGTCGGCCGCGCCGAGCCAGCTCGCGGTCGCCCGCTCGGAGACGGACGACGCGCTCGCGACCATCCGCGACGCCGTCATAGCGGGCGTCCAGGTGGAGTTCGACTACCTCAGCTCGCGCGGCGAGCGGGAGCGGCGCCGCGTCGACCCGTTGCGCATCGAGTCCGTCGACCAGGACTGGTACCTGCGCGGCTGGGACCACCTGCGCACCGCCATCCGCACCTTCCGGCTGGACCGCATCGACGACCTCGTCGCCACCGCCGAGCCGATCACGTACCGGCCGGGCGACGTCAAGCTGCCCGAGACGCTGTTCACCGGAACCGACGAGGACCAGCTGGTGACGGTCGAGGTGTCGGCGTCGGCCATCCCGCTCATCGAGGACTACATCCCCGAGGGAGCGGCACGCGAGGAGCGCGGGGGAGTGATCCGCACCAGCGTGCGCGTCGCCCACTTCCACGGGCTGAAGCGCCTGGTCGCCGGTCTCTCCGGTGTGCTCACCGTGCTCGACCCGCCCGAGGCGCGGCAGGTCGTGGCCGGCTGGGCGCAGGCCGGCGTCGACCGCTACCGCTGA